Genomic DNA from Dysidea avara chromosome 10, odDysAvar1.4, whole genome shotgun sequence:
TTTGCTATGACTTTTAACCGCAAGGTACGTAATAGTGAAAATATTCTAATGTCTACACCTAACATAATTTTTAGGAGCTGATTTCAACCCTGGAGTCACATACAAATGTAAACAATGAAGAACCATAAGAACTAATATCACAGGCAACCTGGTCACTTTTATCATAGCTCAATATAGGTCACAGTTGACTAATACATACTATCATGTACAAAGATTACACATCATTTCAGTGGCTTGCAGtatataatattgtatattGTCTTAAGTGTGTGATACATAATGATGGAGCTATTGTTCATCAATCCCTGACCTGGAAGAGACGATTGGAGTAGAACTAATCAAAATACTACTGCCTACTACCCTTTCAGGATCTTCAGTGTTCTCAATGTTAGCAACTTGATTTGCTTCACTAGCCCCAGTTGATTGAGTAGGGTCAAAAATTTCTTCTGTTGTAGTGTTCAGGACGTCGTCATCTGTATCGTAACCATCTTTGTCATTTTCAAACTATGACACATATTGTATTCTGTATATTATTGAGTTGATTACTAACCTGTTGATAAGTATTAGGCTGCTTTTTAACAAGCTTAGGTGTCTTGGTTAGACTACGTTTGAAGGTGTTGATTGCACTTACTACAACATCGCTGGTTCGTCTTACAGCATTTCCAGTTGTTCGTCGTAGAGCTTCTTTCCCTTTACCCAGTAAATTAGTTGTTTCATCATCTCTAGGTTTATGAAGCAATTTAGAATTTGAACGATCATATTGAGGACTCGTTGGTGGTGGTTTGGCAGTAAAAAAAGATTTTGAGCTGGTAGCATCAAATGCAGGATATCTACAAGGATTGTTTCATTATATTAAGTCATTAGTAATAAGTTACTCTTACTTGAATTGTTTACTTTTATGATACTTACTGTGACGAAGGCCCTTTTTCTTGCGATACTTACACCATATAGTGAGCAAGCCAATAGCACACAGACACAGGAGCACTGGTACCACACCACCCAGAACAATACCAGCAACATTACGAGCATACTGAGCTCTAAAATTAAATCCAGTCTCATCAGAATCATAAACTGTTAAGATTTAAATATCAGATGGACTAATAGATCAATACTCACCTATCATAAAAGCTGTAGATGGTTCACTACTTGCATATAATATATCATATTCATCAGTCGCATTGCGATAAGCCATCAACACAGCGCAGTAACTACAGTTAGATTTAAAGGCTGCTACCACCACTGGTTGTACTATTACAGTGTTTGGTAGAGAAGCTGCATCATAGGTATGATAACGAAAGTCAGCTGGAGTTTGTGAGCCTCGAGCATTATCCAAATTTGGGAGTTGTCCCACTGGAGTGTTG
This window encodes:
- the LOC136236625 gene encoding uncharacterized protein isoform X1, which produces MKSWVRIFLLISSAIYASAAAAGIIVRETTRYSAEIELSRIRNPYYIVYTKCNCTLTYETPYKTSTTDKSQVREEYPHGLSRVWISNLMPNCNYSCVVVQKDESGTRHLSHTTFTTKYDLPLAPPAPELVTRTSGDQIIVTISLFASSTKPGPVSGYELQFFLVEKDMDGMIVFLHNTPVGQLPNLDNARGSQTPADFRYHTYDAASLPNTVIVQPVVVAAFKSNCSYCAVLMAYRNATDEYDILYASSEPSTAFMIVYDSDETGFNFRAQYARNVAGIVLGGVVPVLLCLCAIGLLTIWCKYRKKKGLRHSKYHKSKQFKYPAFDATSSKSFFTAKPPPTSPQYDRSNSKLLHKPRDDETTNLLGKGKEALRRTTGNAVRRTSDVVVSAINTFKRSLTKTPKLVKKQPNTYQQFENDKDGYDTDDDVLNTTTEEIFDPTQSTGASEANQVANIENTEDPERVVGSSILISSTPIVSSRSGIDEQ
- the LOC136236625 gene encoding uncharacterized protein isoform X2, with the translated sequence MKSWVRIFLLISSAIYASAAAAGIIVRETTRYSAEIELSRIRNPYYIVYTKCNCTLTYETPYKTSTTDKSQVREEYPHGLSRVWISNLMPNCNYSCVVVQKDESGTRHLSHTTFTTKYDLPLAPPAPELVTRTSGDQIIVTISLFASSTKPGPVSGYELQFFLVEKDMDGMIVFLHNTPVGQLPNLDNARGSQTPADFRYHTYDAASLPNTVIVQPVVVAAFKSNCSYCAVLMAYRNATDEYDILYASSEPSTAFMIVYDSDETGFNFRAQYARNVAGIVLGGVVPVLLCLCAIGLLTIWCKYRKKKGLRHSKYHKSKQFKYPAFDATSSKSFFTAKPPPTSPQYDRSNSKLLHKPRDDETTNLLGKGKEALRRTTGNAVRRTSDVVVSAINTFKRSLTKTPKLVKKQPNTYQQMTTS